In Woeseia oceani, one DNA window encodes the following:
- a CDS encoding ABC transporter substrate-binding protein has protein sequence MRRQPGTAQCRPIGLIAGLALCLGVLTHTLADDIEHPVAFVWAGYDNPAFYPPYVTKYGRPPTFSLYGDEEEALQKMRAGYQPDVMLPCANVIDRWNRAGLLGTIDTALLSNWDDVIPALKNAPGGMVDGRRVMIPTDWGLTSVIYRTDIAPEYIDNESYGILWDPKYKGRLATIDSQVDGVSVAALYAGLDPFDLSLEQIEQVRALLQEQRALLRMYTSDNTSIAQSLASGEVVAALGWSTDYANLKAEGVPVAFMNPREGRMAWICGAAIHANSAHRQLAHEVIDAMISPEGGAFTITENGTGVANQRAFGLVSDAVLQSLGLDQDMQNIFDSSVMQRTQRNADAIAVMFEEVKLGL, from the coding sequence ATGCGCAGACAGCCCGGCACGGCACAATGCCGCCCGATCGGCCTGATTGCAGGCTTGGCACTGTGTCTGGGCGTCCTGACCCACACACTGGCTGACGACATCGAGCACCCGGTCGCGTTTGTCTGGGCCGGCTACGACAACCCGGCGTTCTATCCACCGTACGTGACGAAGTACGGGCGTCCGCCGACCTTCAGCCTTTACGGTGACGAGGAAGAAGCCCTGCAGAAAATGCGCGCGGGCTACCAGCCCGACGTCATGCTGCCTTGCGCCAACGTCATAGACCGCTGGAATCGCGCCGGACTGCTGGGCACCATTGATACCGCTTTGCTTTCCAATTGGGATGACGTCATTCCCGCGTTGAAAAACGCGCCGGGCGGCATGGTCGACGGCCGTCGGGTAATGATTCCGACGGACTGGGGCCTGACCTCAGTGATCTATCGCACCGACATCGCACCGGAATACATCGACAACGAAAGTTACGGCATCTTGTGGGATCCCAAATACAAAGGGCGATTGGCCACGATCGACAGCCAGGTCGATGGCGTCTCAGTTGCTGCCCTGTATGCCGGACTGGATCCGTTCGATCTTTCCCTTGAGCAGATAGAACAGGTGCGCGCCCTCCTTCAGGAACAGCGCGCCTTACTGCGCATGTACACCAGTGACAACACGTCAATCGCGCAATCGCTGGCCAGCGGCGAAGTTGTTGCCGCGCTCGGCTGGAGCACCGACTACGCGAATCTGAAAGCCGAAGGCGTACCGGTCGCGTTCATGAACCCGAGAGAAGGACGGATGGCCTGGATATGTGGTGCGGCGATTCACGCGAATTCTGCGCATCGACAGCTTGCGCATGAAGTCATCGACGCGATGATCAGCCCCGAAGGCGGCGCCTTCACGATCACAGAAAACGGAACGGGGGTTGCCAACCAGCGCGCATTTGGCCTGGTCAGTGACGCCGTCCTGCAAAGCTTAGGCCTGGACCAGGACATGCAGAACATTTTTGACAGCAGCGTCATGCAACGAACACAACGCAATGCGGATGCCATCGCTGTCATGTTCGAAGAAGTAAAACTCGGCTTGTAA
- a CDS encoding ABC transporter permease has product MSANRTVGQRLRLIFSSSYMLYLYAPILILPLFSFNDSYYISFPFKAFTTRWYSELAADPSITSALLVSVQIGLITAALSTALGVLTARALTRQRLRGYRTIVGLIMLPMVIPELIMAVSLLVVLNKASLGLGKWAVVLGHMLVCYPFAVAILMSRFEGFSVLLEEASLDLGATPWQTFWRVVFPLTLPGVVASFLLTFTISFDEFLIAYFLSASEPTLPVYLWGQLRFPKKLPSALALGTLIIACSFVIVALAEWLRRRHANPE; this is encoded by the coding sequence GTGTCGGCAAACCGCACTGTTGGACAACGCTTGCGACTGATTTTTTCGTCGTCTTACATGCTTTACCTGTACGCGCCGATACTGATCCTGCCCCTGTTTTCGTTTAACGACTCTTACTACATCAGTTTTCCGTTCAAAGCGTTTACGACCCGTTGGTACAGCGAGCTGGCGGCCGATCCGTCCATTACATCGGCTTTGCTGGTCAGTGTGCAGATTGGCTTGATCACGGCGGCGCTGAGCACGGCGTTGGGTGTGTTGACGGCACGAGCGCTCACCCGGCAACGTTTGCGCGGCTACCGCACGATTGTTGGTCTGATCATGTTGCCCATGGTGATTCCCGAGCTGATCATGGCGGTGTCATTACTGGTCGTCTTGAACAAGGCATCGTTAGGGCTTGGCAAGTGGGCGGTTGTGCTGGGCCACATGCTTGTATGCTATCCGTTTGCTGTCGCGATACTTATGTCGCGATTCGAGGGCTTTTCCGTCTTGCTTGAAGAGGCGTCGCTGGACCTCGGAGCGACACCCTGGCAAACGTTCTGGCGCGTTGTCTTTCCGTTGACTCTGCCAGGAGTAGTCGCCAGTTTCCTCCTGACCTTCACCATTTCCTTCGATGAATTCCTGATTGCCTACTTCCTGTCCGCAAGTGAGCCGACCTTGCCTGTTTATTTGTGGGGGCAACTCCGGTTTCCGAAAAAGCTACCCAGCGCACTGGCGTTGGGCACGTTAATTATTGCTTGCTCTTTTGTCATCGTCGCACTGGCCGAGTGGCTGCGGCGGCGACACGCCAATCCGGAATAA
- a CDS encoding TetR family transcriptional regulator C-terminal domain-containing protein yields the protein MATKPGTSRVKRRDQTRQDLINATIDSIASRGFAETTLEKVSKRAGVSRGLVNFHFVSKEKLLIETLEQLSEEYAASWKKALENAAQDPVSQLAALVESDFHPRVCTRKKVAVWYAFLGEARSRPTYTAVCKGWDRSFSNVMEKSCKAVAELGGYVDVDHAVVARALGALIDSLWRELMLSPKDFSREASKSMCFRYLASVFPRHFDADGILDSDAA from the coding sequence ATGGCGACTAAACCGGGTACTTCCCGAGTGAAGCGGCGCGATCAGACGCGTCAGGATCTGATCAATGCCACCATTGATTCCATAGCGAGCCGGGGCTTCGCGGAAACCACGCTGGAAAAGGTGTCGAAGCGCGCGGGCGTGTCCCGGGGTCTGGTGAATTTCCACTTCGTCAGCAAGGAAAAATTGCTGATAGAAACGCTGGAACAACTGTCCGAGGAATATGCCGCGTCATGGAAGAAAGCGCTGGAGAATGCCGCGCAAGACCCGGTTTCCCAGTTGGCGGCGTTGGTCGAATCGGATTTTCATCCCCGGGTTTGTACCCGCAAGAAAGTGGCCGTTTGGTACGCATTCCTGGGCGAAGCCCGGTCGCGGCCGACCTACACGGCGGTGTGCAAAGGCTGGGATCGCAGTTTCTCCAATGTCATGGAGAAGAGCTGCAAAGCCGTAGCGGAGCTTGGTGGCTATGTCGACGTGGACCACGCCGTGGTTGCACGTGCTCTGGGAGCGCTGATCGATTCCTTGTGGCGCGAGCTGATGCTGAGTCCAAAAGATTTCAGTCGTGAAGCCAGCAAGTCGATGTGCTTCCGTTACCTGGCCAGTGTGTTTCCGCGGCATTTCGATGCTGACGGCATTCTGGATTCAGATGCAGCTTGA
- a CDS encoding glutamine synthetase family protein, which produces MTTAMYAEIGDLEQFLEEHPGVDAIDAVFPDMCGISRGKRLTVEHARQLFAGGLQIPASMLMLSVTGSCMDPLGKGVSDGDPDTVVRPLARTLIRVPWSATPRGQVTVGFLNDAGGASSFEPRNVLSGVVARFAEQGLCPVVACELEFCLVDRERDAYGMPQKPESAVAGRRHKSSQLMSLSHVDDFEGYVSDVTTACRELQLPVTALNAEYGGDQFEINLRHVADAVQSADHAILLKQVVQNIAVKHDMRATFMAKPYKATAGSGMHWHVSLLDEAGNNVFDDGSEQGSSKLRHAVAGVLEVMPEGMAFFAPNLNSYRRFQPGLFVPMSRTWGYNNRSVALRVPAGKSEDRRIEYRVPGADANPYLALAALLAGMHCGLELCGEPTSPKTGNACVKPDAGLPLRLSDALRELNAAVTLPDYLGAEYCKVYAATKQLELDAFLSEISAREVEWYLRSDS; this is translated from the coding sequence ATGACGACCGCCATGTACGCGGAAATTGGGGATCTGGAGCAGTTTCTTGAAGAGCATCCCGGCGTCGATGCCATTGATGCTGTGTTTCCTGATATGTGTGGCATAAGCCGGGGCAAACGATTGACTGTGGAGCACGCGAGGCAGTTGTTTGCTGGTGGACTGCAAATTCCGGCCTCCATGCTCATGTTGTCGGTGACGGGCAGCTGCATGGACCCGTTGGGGAAGGGCGTGAGTGACGGTGATCCGGATACCGTAGTTCGGCCTCTTGCGCGAACTTTGATAAGGGTTCCGTGGTCGGCAACGCCGCGCGGCCAGGTGACTGTGGGCTTTCTCAATGACGCAGGTGGCGCCAGTTCGTTCGAACCACGCAATGTCCTGTCCGGGGTCGTTGCGCGTTTCGCCGAGCAGGGCTTATGCCCCGTTGTGGCATGCGAACTGGAGTTCTGCCTTGTCGACCGTGAACGCGATGCCTATGGCATGCCGCAGAAGCCGGAGTCAGCCGTGGCAGGCCGTCGCCACAAGAGTTCACAGCTAATGAGCCTGTCGCATGTCGATGACTTTGAGGGCTACGTATCGGATGTGACGACCGCCTGCCGTGAGTTGCAACTACCGGTGACGGCTCTCAATGCTGAATACGGTGGCGACCAGTTCGAGATCAATTTGCGGCACGTTGCGGATGCCGTGCAATCCGCCGATCACGCGATCTTGCTCAAGCAAGTAGTGCAAAACATTGCTGTCAAACACGACATGCGCGCAACCTTCATGGCCAAGCCTTACAAGGCGACGGCCGGTAGCGGTATGCATTGGCATGTCAGTTTGCTGGACGAGGCTGGCAATAATGTTTTCGATGACGGTAGCGAGCAAGGGAGCAGCAAGCTACGGCACGCCGTTGCCGGCGTGCTGGAAGTCATGCCGGAGGGAATGGCCTTCTTTGCACCCAATCTGAATTCTTACCGCCGCTTTCAACCAGGTTTGTTCGTGCCCATGTCCCGTACGTGGGGCTACAACAACCGGTCTGTCGCGCTCAGAGTGCCGGCAGGCAAGTCAGAGGATCGGCGTATCGAATACCGCGTCCCGGGCGCAGACGCGAATCCCTACCTTGCATTGGCCGCATTGCTGGCCGGAATGCATTGCGGGCTTGAGTTGTGCGGCGAACCGACCAGCCCAAAAACGGGCAATGCCTGCGTAAAGCCAGACGCTGGTCTGCCACTGCGCCTGTCGGATGCATTGCGTGAGCTGAATGCAGCGGTGACCTTGCCTGATTACCTCGGCGCAGAGTATTGCAAGGTCTATGCGGCAACCAAGCAACTGGAACTTGATGCATTCCTGAGCGAGATCTCCGCCCGGGAAGTGGAGTGGTACCTGCGCTCCGATAGCTAG
- a CDS encoding ABC transporter ATP-binding protein, translating into MTQKSPLVELRNVHKRFGDFVALDDISLNIEQGEFFSVLGPSGCGKSTMLRMIAGLESVDAGVLMVDGIDMEGVPAYRRPCNMVFQNYAIFPHLSLIDNVRYGLRNLDLSRADREQRVADMLQAVQLSGLEARRPDQLSGGQRQRVALARALVRHPKVLLLDEPLGALDKNLREQMQFELRELQRNVGITFILVTHDQEEALSMSDRIAIMQQGQVLQIASPLQVYERPNCTQVARFIGDMNFLSATTEAIHEGGRVVVRVGGFGSIDFQECLAGEAPGLAHTVAIRPEKIYLANGPSETGLCTAGIVRSAAYWGDQSHLQVSVDGCNTPVTVALRSQSGLDGGLPARGDRVWLSLQPSALLRFTQ; encoded by the coding sequence ATGACACAAAAGTCACCTTTGGTCGAGCTGAGGAACGTGCACAAGCGTTTCGGCGATTTCGTTGCGCTCGACGACATCAGCCTGAATATAGAACAAGGCGAGTTTTTTTCGGTGCTGGGGCCTTCGGGTTGCGGTAAGTCAACAATGCTGCGGATGATTGCCGGGCTTGAATCGGTTGATGCTGGCGTACTGATGGTCGACGGTATCGATATGGAAGGCGTGCCTGCCTACCGCCGGCCCTGCAACATGGTATTTCAGAATTACGCGATTTTTCCGCACCTGAGCCTGATCGACAACGTGCGCTACGGCCTCAGGAATCTGGACCTTAGTCGCGCGGATCGCGAACAACGGGTGGCAGATATGTTGCAGGCAGTACAGCTGTCCGGTCTGGAAGCGCGTCGTCCTGATCAGCTCTCCGGCGGGCAACGGCAACGAGTCGCGCTTGCGCGGGCGTTGGTCCGGCACCCGAAGGTGCTGTTGCTTGATGAACCTCTCGGGGCATTGGACAAAAACCTGCGCGAGCAAATGCAATTTGAGTTGCGCGAACTCCAGCGCAACGTGGGTATCACTTTCATATTGGTCACTCACGATCAGGAAGAGGCGTTATCGATGTCCGACCGGATTGCGATCATGCAGCAGGGGCAGGTTTTGCAAATTGCGTCGCCGTTGCAAGTCTACGAGCGCCCGAACTGCACGCAGGTTGCGCGGTTTATTGGCGACATGAATTTTCTTTCGGCAACGACCGAAGCGATTCACGAAGGCGGGCGAGTGGTTGTTCGCGTTGGCGGATTCGGCTCGATCGATTTCCAGGAGTGTCTGGCAGGCGAGGCACCGGGTCTGGCGCACACCGTCGCAATCAGGCCTGAGAAAATTTATCTGGCCAACGGGCCCTCCGAAACGGGGCTGTGCACCGCCGGGATAGTGCGAAGCGCTGCCTACTGGGGCGACCAATCGCATCTGCAGGTCAGCGTGGACGGCTGCAATACGCCGGTGACCGTCGCGTTGCGGAGCCAGTCAGGCCTCGACGGCGGGTTGCCAGCGCGCGGTGATCGCGTATGGCTGTCCTTGCAGCCGTCGGCGTTGTTGCGTTTCACGCAGTGA
- a CDS encoding cupin domain-containing protein — MKLISVTSLLLVIAWAANAGDDEFVRLTPDDLVWTELEPGLDMAVLEGDPRSEGYYIMRARFAPGTFSAPHFHPNTRYVTVIKGTWYTGTGTVWDKENSIPLGPGSYMKHPAKAAHFDGAKDEEVIVEIRGMGPAPLVYVDADGHPVD, encoded by the coding sequence ATGAAGTTGATTTCTGTCACGTCGCTGCTGCTCGTCATTGCATGGGCGGCAAACGCCGGTGACGATGAGTTTGTTCGCCTGACGCCGGATGACCTGGTCTGGACCGAGCTGGAACCCGGCCTCGACATGGCGGTGCTCGAAGGCGATCCACGCAGCGAAGGCTATTACATCATGCGTGCCCGCTTTGCGCCGGGCACTTTCAGTGCGCCGCATTTTCACCCGAACACGCGCTATGTCACCGTCATCAAAGGCACCTGGTATACGGGTACCGGTACGGTTTGGGATAAAGAGAATTCCATACCGCTGGGTCCGGGCAGTTACATGAAACACCCCGCAAAGGCAGCCCATTTTGACGGCGCGAAAGACGAAGAGGTCATCGTCGAGATTCGTGGTATGGGCCCGGCACCGCTGGTCTACGTTGATGCGGATGGTCACCCCGTCGACTAG
- a CDS encoding ABC transporter permease, which produces MAGTSNNRQAAGIAATKPTSRSWPIRLAYLQLSPGLLLVIAALMVPLCLLVVASFWSAQGYGEFDTAFTLANYEKLLERPGYSRILLRSIGIAASVTLVTIVLAYPLAYFVAFDVHKRKLIWLILITLPFWTSYLLRVFAWKVVLGWNGAINSGLMSLGLIDEPFGFMLYNPLSVVITMSHAWATFAILPIYLSLEKIDRNLFDAAADLGDGPFRRFFRITLPLSMPGVIAAAVIIFIPTVGDYITPALVGGPDGLMVSNLIQAQFGKANNWPLGAAISVVSISSVALLSLLFVTVSRFLSARIR; this is translated from the coding sequence ATGGCGGGCACTTCGAACAACAGGCAGGCAGCCGGTATAGCCGCAACAAAGCCGACCTCGCGTTCGTGGCCCATTCGACTGGCTTACCTGCAGCTGTCACCCGGGCTGTTGCTGGTAATCGCTGCACTCATGGTTCCTCTGTGTCTGCTGGTCGTTGCCAGTTTCTGGAGTGCACAAGGCTACGGTGAGTTCGACACCGCATTCACCCTGGCCAATTACGAAAAGCTGCTGGAGCGGCCCGGTTACAGCAGGATACTGCTACGTTCGATCGGCATCGCCGCCAGCGTCACCCTCGTCACGATCGTGCTTGCCTACCCATTGGCGTATTTCGTCGCTTTCGATGTACACAAGCGAAAATTGATCTGGTTGATCCTGATTACGCTGCCGTTCTGGACCAGCTATTTGCTCAGAGTGTTTGCGTGGAAAGTCGTGCTCGGCTGGAATGGTGCAATTAACTCAGGGCTAATGAGCCTTGGCCTGATCGACGAGCCATTCGGCTTCATGCTGTACAATCCGCTTTCAGTTGTTATTACGATGTCGCATGCGTGGGCGACATTCGCGATCCTGCCCATCTACCTTTCGCTCGAGAAAATTGACCGCAATCTTTTCGATGCGGCGGCGGATCTTGGTGACGGGCCGTTCCGGCGCTTTTTTCGCATCACGCTGCCGCTGTCAATGCCGGGCGTTATTGCCGCAGCAGTGATCATATTCATACCCACGGTTGGGGACTACATTACGCCCGCGTTGGTTGGCGGTCCCGATGGCCTGATGGTATCGAATCTTATCCAGGCTCAGTTCGGCAAAGCCAACAACTGGCCGCTGGGTGCGGCAATCTCGGTCGTATCCATTAGCAGCGTTGCACTGTTGTCATTGCTGTTTGTTACCGTTAGCCGCTTCCTGTCAGCGAGGATCCGCTAG
- a CDS encoding hemolysin family protein yields MLIFLTAITVVLTVSFICSLCESVLLSTSPAQSEAMISRHRRAGRWMAGFKRNIDVPIAAILILNTAAHTVGASVAGASYVSVFDERTLWIFTIVFTIAVLVLTEIIPKTLGVSHSRFFAVPVAYMIRVMTVVLYPFVFVSERFSRSLRSGKAAPVTSVEEIRLLAAMGRNEGAVGPRTAEMIVGATHLRQMTAGDVMLPRQGIVHLSGEMTAAEARALIKDKGYSRYPFVPAKDIDDVAGIVVAKDLLHWMHDAADEPLAWSELVREPVVVPESMPLTGLLRTFQTERMHMAIVVDEYGGVEGIVTLEDVLEEVVGEILDETDEHIDDTWQQSDGSMHVRASVELRKICARLGLPWEPDDNVATVGGLITEMLGRLPVRGDSVLWKNCQLEVLSASSRRAEMIAVRPAPDDHTPEDG; encoded by the coding sequence ATGCTTATTTTTCTGACGGCCATTACGGTTGTCTTGACCGTTTCCTTTATTTGTTCGCTTTGCGAGTCCGTGTTGCTGTCGACCAGCCCGGCGCAATCGGAGGCAATGATCTCCCGACATCGACGAGCCGGCCGGTGGATGGCCGGCTTCAAGCGCAATATCGATGTGCCTATCGCCGCAATCCTGATACTGAATACCGCCGCGCACACGGTCGGCGCATCAGTGGCCGGTGCAAGTTACGTTAGCGTGTTTGACGAGCGTACATTGTGGATATTCACGATCGTTTTCACGATTGCAGTACTGGTCTTGACCGAAATCATTCCCAAGACCCTGGGCGTAAGCCACTCGCGGTTCTTCGCCGTGCCCGTTGCCTACATGATTCGGGTCATGACTGTTGTGCTGTATCCATTCGTATTCGTTAGTGAACGGTTCTCGCGCTCGTTACGTAGCGGCAAAGCCGCGCCGGTGACCTCCGTGGAGGAGATCCGGCTGCTGGCTGCAATGGGTCGGAATGAAGGTGCAGTCGGTCCACGCACCGCGGAAATGATTGTCGGTGCAACGCACCTGCGGCAAATGACCGCCGGTGATGTAATGCTGCCGCGGCAGGGCATCGTGCATCTATCCGGCGAAATGACGGCCGCTGAAGCGCGGGCGCTGATCAAGGACAAAGGCTACAGTCGTTACCCGTTTGTCCCCGCCAAGGATATTGACGATGTCGCTGGCATAGTCGTCGCCAAGGATCTGCTGCACTGGATGCACGATGCTGCCGACGAACCATTGGCGTGGTCAGAGCTGGTGCGGGAGCCTGTGGTCGTCCCGGAAAGTATGCCGTTGACCGGGCTGTTACGAACCTTTCAGACAGAGCGCATGCACATGGCGATCGTCGTCGACGAATACGGCGGCGTTGAAGGCATTGTCACGCTGGAAGATGTTCTCGAGGAAGTGGTGGGGGAGATTCTCGACGAAACCGACGAGCATATTGACGATACCTGGCAACAGAGCGATGGCTCGATGCACGTCCGGGCATCGGTCGAGTTGCGCAAAATTTGTGCGAGGCTAGGGTTGCCGTGGGAACCCGACGACAATGTCGCCACTGTGGGTGGGCTCATTACCGAGATGCTGGGCCGCTTGCCGGTGCGCGGTGACAGTGTGCTGTGGAAAAACTGCCAGCTCGAGGTCTTGTCGGCCAGTTCGCGGCGGGCAGAGATGATTGCGGTTCGGCCTGCTCCTGATGACCACACTCCGGAAGACGGTTAG
- a CDS encoding TonB-dependent receptor, with product MTLTITPTSSRRPDRQQAASFARFFLAIVLSAFVSIALPVNAQDANAGAINGRVVNPGTQNYLSGVMIRLRETGATTSSASDGSFRFNNLPSGTYSVELSYIGFESKVEQVSVAAGENALTLIEIGPETLDEVVTTGVRGAQAAALNEQRSNDNISNVISSDQLGRFPDRNIAEAMRRVPGVSIEREEKAGDGRYVSIRGLDSGLNNFKLNGMNVAQQEEDNRRVALDVIQIEAVSKVIVNKTLLPNHDGDGIGGSVELISATAFDYRELYMDMNAEGFYNDFSDDLGGKLAGTFATVFGPDDRWGILVSAAYSDRSTAGYGLLNDEDWVSVLEQDDGDPLESGNTPEVYDFGMLRFDNDRENIGINTAISLQATDNTLLTFKGSYNRLDDTELNRGIFFVGDDDELYQGGMLNPEDGYTARIYGEYEESVFRSQSYNLLGETQRGPWRFDYSVGYSEGIRDEPNDYELSFEKDMSSSTILWDRSDNEFPSPILNPADSAAIASAAGWSLSGNDIDEDRAKDRKTAVTFDAMRDLSGSGAFEYMKMGIKYQQSERSLFEANVLEADGDLFFEEDGFRGSDVNFADIGSPYSSIFAIDEGMLSNWRNIGFGLVDDGVLENEYVDDGSIPLDADTYSATEDILAGYIMAQANVGNWEIIGGVRVEQTEVSVKNLELIENDDAGTETLTPIKTDSSYTDVLPRLQVNYRASDDLIFRGAVFASLARPEFQFIAGTTEIAIEDGTADIFLGNPDLETAQAWNFDFGVEYYYGGIGILSANVFYKTIDGFIFNDDAPEGDGDASRFENDPRLAGLEIGDVETFYNGKTAEVYGLELNFIRQFTDLEGFWGGFGTYVNLTLQESSADSGLEGRDDVEFFNAPGTIGTAALTYQGERFEANLAYSYRDQFLFGFSQFQESIYEQDYDSLDFTTNFDVTDRIRLVFRATDITDDGTKAIVRRTFGSGNAYLDNSNYNGRNFTLGINARFR from the coding sequence ATGACCTTAACGATCACTCCGACTTCTTCTCGACGGCCCGACCGACAACAAGCAGCGTCCTTCGCGCGGTTTTTTCTGGCCATCGTGTTATCTGCATTCGTTTCGATTGCACTGCCCGTAAATGCACAAGACGCGAACGCTGGTGCAATAAATGGCAGAGTCGTCAATCCAGGCACGCAAAACTATCTTTCCGGTGTGATGATTCGATTACGCGAGACTGGAGCAACAACATCATCGGCCAGTGACGGTTCATTTCGTTTCAACAATCTGCCGTCAGGAACATATTCGGTCGAACTTTCGTACATCGGGTTCGAATCGAAGGTCGAGCAGGTGTCGGTCGCTGCAGGTGAGAATGCATTAACGCTGATTGAGATTGGTCCGGAGACCCTGGATGAGGTGGTCACCACCGGTGTGCGCGGAGCGCAGGCGGCAGCGCTCAATGAGCAACGCAGCAACGACAATATTTCCAACGTCATTTCCTCCGACCAGCTTGGACGGTTTCCGGACCGCAACATCGCAGAGGCAATGCGCCGGGTACCCGGTGTGTCCATCGAGCGTGAAGAAAAAGCAGGGGACGGGCGCTACGTATCCATTCGCGGACTGGATTCGGGTTTGAACAACTTCAAGCTGAACGGTATGAACGTGGCGCAGCAGGAAGAAGATAACCGCCGGGTCGCGCTCGACGTTATCCAGATCGAAGCTGTATCCAAGGTAATCGTCAATAAGACACTATTGCCGAACCACGATGGCGATGGCATCGGAGGCTCAGTCGAGCTGATCAGTGCAACAGCGTTTGATTATCGTGAGCTGTACATGGATATGAACGCTGAAGGGTTCTACAACGACTTCAGTGACGACCTTGGCGGCAAGCTGGCAGGTACTTTCGCAACGGTGTTCGGCCCGGACGATCGTTGGGGGATTCTGGTTTCTGCGGCCTACAGCGACCGCAGTACGGCAGGTTACGGTTTGCTGAATGACGAGGATTGGGTATCGGTTCTGGAACAGGACGATGGCGATCCTTTGGAATCCGGCAATACGCCGGAGGTCTACGATTTCGGCATGCTGCGCTTCGACAATGATCGTGAAAACATCGGCATCAATACCGCGATCAGTTTGCAGGCAACCGACAATACTTTGCTTACATTCAAAGGCAGCTATAACCGACTTGATGACACGGAGCTCAATCGTGGCATCTTTTTCGTTGGTGATGACGATGAACTTTATCAGGGCGGCATGCTGAACCCTGAGGACGGATATACAGCGCGCATCTACGGCGAGTACGAAGAGTCGGTTTTTCGTTCCCAGTCGTACAATCTGCTCGGCGAAACGCAACGTGGACCATGGCGGTTCGACTATTCCGTTGGCTACTCGGAAGGTATTCGTGACGAACCCAATGACTACGAGTTGTCGTTCGAGAAAGACATGAGTTCCAGTACGATATTGTGGGATCGTTCGGATAACGAGTTCCCTTCACCGATACTGAATCCAGCGGATTCGGCGGCAATTGCCAGCGCGGCCGGCTGGTCGTTAAGTGGCAATGATATTGACGAAGATCGCGCGAAGGATCGCAAGACGGCAGTTACCTTTGATGCGATGCGCGACCTCTCAGGTTCTGGCGCATTCGAATACATGAAGATGGGTATCAAGTACCAGCAGTCGGAACGCTCGTTGTTTGAAGCCAACGTGCTTGAAGCAGACGGCGATCTGTTCTTTGAGGAGGACGGCTTCCGCGGCAGCGACGTCAACTTCGCGGACATAGGTTCGCCCTACAGTTCGATCTTCGCGATAGACGAGGGCATGTTGAGTAATTGGCGCAATATCGGCTTCGGCCTGGTTGACGACGGTGTTCTTGAAAACGAGTACGTTGACGATGGCTCAATCCCTCTGGACGCGGATACGTATTCTGCCACTGAAGATATTCTCGCTGGCTACATCATGGCGCAGGCAAACGTCGGCAATTGGGAAATTATCGGCGGGGTTCGGGTCGAGCAGACTGAAGTTTCCGTTAAGAACCTGGAACTGATCGAAAACGACGATGCCGGCACTGAAACCTTGACGCCGATCAAAACCGACTCGAGTTACACGGATGTGCTACCTCGTTTGCAGGTCAACTACCGTGCGTCTGACGATTTGATTTTCCGGGGTGCGGTATTCGCTTCATTGGCGCGTCCCGAATTTCAGTTTATTGCAGGCACCACGGAGATCGCAATCGAAGACGGGACGGCTGATATCTTCCTGGGCAACCCGGACCTCGAAACGGCGCAGGCTTGGAATTTCGATTTCGGCGTTGAGTACTACTACGGCGGCATCGGCATCCTGTCGGCCAACGTTTTCTACAAGACAATTGATGGCTTCATCTTTAACGATGATGCGCCCGAAGGTGATGGTGACGCCTCGCGCTTCGAAAACGATCCGCGACTGGCCGGTCTCGAAATCGGTGATGTCGAAACGTTCTACAACGGCAAGACGGCTGAGGTGTACGGCCTTGAGCTCAACTTCATTCGACAGTTCACGGATCTGGAAGGCTTCTGGGGTGGCTTCGGTACCTATGTGAACCTGACATTGCAGGAGAGTAGTGCGGATTCCGGGCTCGAAGGTCGCGATGACGTCGAGTTTTTCAATGCGCCGGGCACGATCGGTACAGCGGCACTGACCTACCAGGGCGAGCGCTTCGAGGCCAACCTGGCTTATTCTTACCGGGATCAGTTCCTGTTCGGTTTCTCGCAATTCCAGGAAAGCATCTACGAGCAGGACTACGACTCACTCGATTTCACCACGAACTTTGACGTAACGGACCGTATTCGCCTGGTATTCCGCGCGACCGACATCACGGACGATGGCACCAAAGCAATCGTCCGACGGACGTTCGGCAGTGGCAACGCCTACCTCGACAATTCGAACTACAACGGCCGAAACTTTACGCTCGGCATCAACGCCCGATTCCGGTAA